Proteins encoded by one window of Streptococcus sanguinis:
- a CDS encoding thiamine pyrophosphate-dependent dehydrogenase E1 component subunit alpha translates to MATLDKNLLLEMFRKMEEIRRMDLKIAQLVKKGKVPGMTHFSVGEEAANVGAMLALNEDDLLTSNHRGHGQAIAKGINLNEMMAEILGKYTGTCKGKGGSMHIADLDAGNLGANGIVGGGMGIAVGAALTQQMQKTGKIVVCFFGDGATNEGVFHEAVNMASIWNLPVIFYCINNGYGISADIKKMTNVEHIHERSAAYGIPGMFIEDGNNVLDVYEGFQKAVEHVRSGKGPVLIESVTYRWLGHSSSDPGKYRTREEVEEWKKKDPIENLRKYLVENKIASEEELEAIQAGVKEAVEASVKFAEESPFPPLESAFEDIYAD, encoded by the coding sequence ATGGCAACTTTAGATAAAAATCTTTTGTTAGAGATGTTCCGTAAGATGGAAGAAATCCGTCGCATGGACTTAAAAATTGCTCAACTTGTAAAAAAAGGAAAGGTTCCTGGAATGACTCACTTCTCAGTAGGTGAGGAAGCGGCCAATGTCGGTGCTATGCTGGCCTTGAATGAGGATGATTTGCTGACTTCTAACCACCGAGGGCACGGTCAAGCTATCGCCAAAGGAATCAACCTCAACGAAATGATGGCGGAAATCCTTGGTAAATATACTGGAACCTGTAAAGGAAAAGGCGGATCTATGCACATTGCTGACCTAGATGCTGGAAACCTTGGTGCCAATGGTATCGTTGGCGGCGGCATGGGAATTGCTGTCGGAGCAGCCTTGACCCAGCAAATGCAGAAGACAGGTAAGATTGTTGTCTGCTTCTTTGGAGACGGGGCTACCAACGAAGGTGTCTTCCACGAAGCAGTCAATATGGCTTCTATCTGGAATCTACCAGTTATTTTCTATTGTATCAATAACGGCTATGGTATTTCTGCCGACATCAAGAAAATGACCAATGTAGAGCACATCCACGAGCGCAGTGCAGCTTATGGCATTCCAGGTATGTTCATCGAAGATGGCAATAATGTTCTGGATGTCTATGAAGGCTTCCAAAAGGCTGTAGAGCATGTTCGTAGTGGTAAAGGACCTGTCTTGATTGAGAGTGTGACCTATCGTTGGTTGGGACACTCGTCTTCGGACCCAGGTAAATACCGTACTCGTGAAGAAGTAGAAGAATGGAAGAAGAAGGATCCAATCGAAAATCTTCGTAAATACCTGGTGGAAAATAAGATTGCAAGCGAGGAAGAGCTGGAAGCTATCCAAGCTGGAGTAAAAGAAGCAGTAGAAGCGTCTGTAAAATTTGCAGAAGAAAGCCCATTCCCGCCGCTTGAATCTGCCTTTGAAGATATTTACGCAGACTAA
- a CDS encoding lipoate--protein ligase translates to MKYIVNYSNDTAFNIALEEYAFKHLLDEDEIFLLWINKPSIIVGRHQNTIEEINRDYVREHGIEVVRRISGGGAVYHDLNNLNYTIISKESEDRAFDFKSFSTPVINTLAELGVKAEFTGRNDLEIDGKKFCGNAQAYINGRIMHHGCLLFDVDLSVLANALKVSKDKFESKGVKSVRARVTNIVNELPEKITVEEFRDLLLDYMKKEYPEMTEYVFSEKELEEIKQIRDSKFGTWDWNYGKSPEYNVRRGTKFTSGKVEIFANVVESKIQDIKIYGDFFGIEDVAAVEDVLRGVKYEREDVLKALETIDISRYFAGISREEIAEAIVG, encoded by the coding sequence ATGAAATACATTGTTAACTACTCAAATGACACAGCTTTTAATATTGCTCTGGAAGAATATGCTTTCAAACACCTCTTAGATGAGGATGAAATTTTCCTGCTCTGGATTAACAAACCTTCTATCATCGTAGGGCGCCACCAAAACACTATCGAAGAAATCAACCGTGATTATGTTCGTGAGCATGGCATTGAAGTTGTGCGTCGTATCAGTGGCGGAGGAGCTGTTTATCATGATCTAAACAACCTTAACTACACCATTATCTCTAAGGAAAGTGAAGATAGAGCTTTTGACTTCAAGAGTTTTTCTACGCCGGTTATCAACACTCTAGCAGAACTTGGAGTAAAGGCTGAATTCACTGGCCGTAATGACCTGGAAATTGACGGTAAGAAGTTCTGTGGCAATGCGCAGGCCTATATCAATGGCCGTATCATGCACCATGGTTGCCTGCTCTTTGATGTTGATCTGTCAGTCTTGGCCAATGCACTTAAGGTTTCTAAAGATAAGTTCGAATCAAAAGGGGTTAAATCTGTTCGTGCACGCGTGACAAATATTGTCAATGAATTGCCAGAAAAGATTACTGTCGAAGAATTCCGTGACCTGCTTCTGGACTATATGAAGAAAGAGTATCCAGAAATGACAGAATATGTCTTTTCCGAGAAAGAACTGGAAGAAATCAAGCAAATCAGAGATAGCAAGTTTGGAACTTGGGACTGGAACTATGGTAAATCACCTGAATACAATGTGCGCCGTGGCACCAAATTTACCAGCGGTAAGGTAGAAATCTTTGCCAATGTTGTTGAATCTAAGATTCAGGATATTAAAATCTATGGAGACTTCTTTGGTATTGAGGACGTAGCAGCAGTAGAAGATGTGCTGCGCGGTGTTAAATACGAGCGTGAAGATGTCCTGAAAGCTCTTGAAACGATTGATATTAGCCGCTACTTTGCTGGAATCAGCAGAGAAGAGATTGCCGAAGCTATCGTCGGTTAA
- a CDS encoding dihydrolipoamide acetyltransferase produces the protein MADDKLRATPAARKLADDLGINLYDVSGSGANGRVHKEDVETYKDTNVVRISPLAKRIAQEHNIAWQEIQGTGHRGKIMKKDVLAFLPENVESDTIKSPAQIEKVEEVPDNVTPYGEIERIPMTPMRKVIAQRMVESYLTAPTFTLNYDVDMTEMLALRKKVLDPIMEATGKKVTVTDLLSLAVVKTLMKHPYLNSTLTEDGKTIITHNYVNLSMAVGMDNGLMTPVVYNAEKMSLSELVVAFKDVIGRTLEGKLAPSELQNSTFTISNLGMFGVQSFGPIINQPNSAILGVSSTVEKPVVVNGEIVIRPIMSLGLTIDHRVVDGMAGAKFMKDLKVLIEDPISMLV, from the coding sequence ATGGCTGATGACAAGCTAAGAGCGACTCCTGCAGCTAGAAAGTTAGCGGATGATTTGGGAATTAACCTCTATGATGTTTCTGGCTCAGGCGCAAACGGTCGTGTCCACAAAGAAGACGTGGAAACTTATAAAGATACAAATGTGGTGCGCATTTCACCACTGGCAAAACGAATTGCTCAAGAACACAATATTGCTTGGCAAGAGATCCAAGGAACTGGCCATCGTGGCAAGATTATGAAGAAGGATGTACTTGCTTTCTTGCCTGAGAATGTTGAGAGCGACACAATCAAATCTCCTGCTCAAATTGAAAAAGTGGAAGAAGTGCCTGATAATGTCACTCCTTATGGCGAAATTGAGCGTATTCCAATGACGCCGATGCGGAAGGTCATTGCTCAGCGGATGGTAGAATCTTACCTGACGGCGCCAACCTTCACCCTCAACTATGATGTTGATATGACAGAAATGCTGGCCTTGCGTAAAAAAGTGCTGGATCCAATCATGGAAGCAACTGGCAAAAAAGTAACTGTCACAGACCTGCTTTCGCTGGCTGTTGTGAAGACATTGATGAAGCATCCTTACCTCAACTCAACTTTGACAGAGGACGGCAAGACCATTATTACACACAACTATGTCAACCTTTCAATGGCAGTCGGTATGGATAATGGCCTGATGACACCAGTTGTCTACAATGCAGAAAAAATGAGCCTATCAGAGCTTGTAGTAGCCTTTAAAGATGTAATCGGACGTACCTTGGAAGGCAAATTAGCTCCGAGCGAGCTGCAAAATTCAACCTTCACAATCAGTAACTTGGGTATGTTTGGCGTTCAGTCTTTTGGGCCAATCATCAACCAGCCAAACTCTGCTATCTTGGGTGTGAGCTCAACAGTAGAAAAACCTGTCGTTGTTAATGGTGAAATTGTTATTCGTCCAATTATGAGCCTAGGCTTGACCATTGACCACCGTGTAGTTGACGGAATGGCTGGAGCTAAGTTTATGAAGGACTTGAAGGTTCTTATTGAAGACCCAATTTCAATGTTGGTATAA
- a CDS encoding alpha-ketoacid dehydrogenase subunit beta gives METKTMSFRDTIILAMSEEMRRDENVLLMGEDVGVFGGDFGTSVGMLEEFGPERVRDCPISEAAISGAAAGAAMTGLRPIVDMTFMDFSVIAMDSIVNQAAKTRYMFGGKGQVPMTVRCAAGNGVGSAAQHSQSLESWFTHIPGLKVVAPGTPADMKGLLKASIRDNNPVIILEYKSEFNQKGEVPLDPEYVIPLGVGEIKKEGTDVTVVTYGKMLRRVMQAAEELAEEGISVEVVDPRTLVPLDKDIIINSVKKTGKVVLVNDAHKTSGFIGEISAIISESEAFDYLDAPIRRCAGEDVPMPYAQNLENAMIPTVESIKDAIRKTYHKE, from the coding sequence ATGGAAACTAAAACTATGTCTTTTCGTGACACCATTATCCTCGCTATGTCTGAGGAAATGCGTCGCGATGAAAATGTACTCTTGATGGGAGAAGATGTCGGAGTCTTTGGTGGAGATTTCGGAACATCTGTTGGTATGCTGGAAGAGTTCGGTCCAGAGCGTGTACGTGACTGTCCTATTTCAGAAGCAGCTATTTCTGGAGCAGCAGCTGGAGCAGCTATGACAGGGCTGCGTCCAATCGTAGACATGACCTTTATGGACTTCTCTGTAATCGCCATGGATTCTATTGTTAACCAAGCCGCTAAAACGCGCTATATGTTTGGCGGAAAAGGACAAGTACCAATGACTGTCCGCTGTGCAGCAGGTAATGGAGTTGGTTCTGCTGCTCAACACTCGCAGTCTTTGGAATCTTGGTTTACCCACATTCCAGGCCTTAAAGTAGTCGCTCCAGGAACTCCGGCTGATATGAAGGGGCTTCTCAAGGCTTCTATCCGAGATAACAACCCAGTCATTATTCTAGAATACAAGTCTGAATTTAACCAAAAAGGCGAAGTGCCACTGGATCCTGAGTATGTAATACCACTTGGTGTTGGTGAAATCAAAAAAGAAGGTACCGATGTAACAGTTGTTACCTACGGAAAAATGCTTCGCCGTGTCATGCAGGCGGCTGAAGAATTAGCAGAAGAAGGTATCTCTGTAGAAGTGGTTGACCCACGTACATTGGTGCCACTTGATAAGGATATTATCATCAACTCTGTTAAGAAGACTGGAAAGGTCGTTTTGGTTAATGATGCCCACAAAACTAGCGGTTTCATTGGAGAAATTTCAGCGATTATTTCTGAGTCAGAAGCATTTGACTATCTAGATGCGCCAATCCGCCGTTGTGCAGGTGAAGATGTGCCAATGCCTTATGCACAAAACTTGGAAAATGCGATGATTCCGACCGTTGAAAGCATCAAAGACGCTATTCGGAAGACATATCATAAAGAATAA
- a CDS encoding MepB family protein, with amino-acid sequence MKITEILHRYYGDFDLINEKWNEDYESILIKPKDDQEYKRCRLAKKTPKKEGYFTVFWKKDQDNKNIPYTDKDLGNKLVIVVIEDRHCGIFIIPKEVAISKKILSTKDCKGKMAMRFYPSWCTNLNKTAQATQKWQLDYFQKIESDE; translated from the coding sequence ATGAAAATAACAGAAATTCTTCATAGGTATTATGGTGACTTTGATCTGATAAATGAAAAATGGAATGAAGACTATGAAAGCATTTTGATTAAGCCAAAGGATGATCAAGAATATAAAAGATGCCGTTTGGCAAAGAAAACGCCCAAAAAAGAAGGCTACTTTACAGTCTTTTGGAAAAAAGACCAAGACAACAAGAATATCCCTTATACTGATAAAGACTTGGGTAATAAACTGGTTATTGTCGTCATCGAAGACCGTCATTGCGGTATATTTATCATTCCCAAAGAGGTGGCTATCAGTAAAAAAATTCTTTCTACAAAGGATTGTAAAGGAAAGATGGCAATGCGGTTTTATCCGTCCTGGTGCACAAATTTAAATAAAACAGCTCAGGCAACACAAAAATGGCAACTGGATTATTTTCAAAAAATCGAATCAGATGAATAA
- the lpdA gene encoding dihydrolipoyl dehydrogenase, producing the protein MALEVIMPKAGVDMTEGQIVQWNKKVGEFVKEGEILLEIMTDKVSMELEAEEDGYLIAILKGDGETVPVTEVIGYLGEEGENIPTAGGSAPAEAPAPTTAAVSTDDDKSDDAYDIVVIGGGPAGYVAAIKAAQLGGKIALVEKSELGGTCLNRGCIPTKTYLHNAEIIESLGHAANRGIIIENPSFIVDMDKVLETKNKVVNTLVGGVAGLLRSYGVDVHKGIGTITKDKNVLVNGSELLETKKIILAGGSKVSKINVPGMESSLVMTSDDILEMNEVPENLVIIGGGVVGIELGQAFMTFGSKVTVIEMMDRIVPAMDAEVSKNLRLILERKGMTILTETKLEEIIEENGKLRIKVEGKEDIVADKALLSIGRVPDLEGIGEVEFELDRGRIKVNEYMETSVPGIYAPGDINGTKMLAHAAFRMGEVAAENALKGNHHVAKLNLTPAAIYTLPEVAAVGLTEEQAREKYDVAIGKFNFAANGRAIASDAAQGFVKVIADKKYGEVLGVHIIGPAAAELINEASTIIEMEITVEEMLKTIHGHPTFSEVMYEAFADVLGLAVHSPKKK; encoded by the coding sequence ATGGCTTTAGAAGTAATTATGCCAAAAGCCGGCGTGGATATGACTGAAGGGCAAATTGTCCAATGGAATAAGAAAGTCGGCGAATTTGTCAAAGAAGGGGAAATCCTTCTGGAAATTATGACTGACAAGGTCAGTATGGAATTGGAAGCCGAAGAAGACGGCTACCTGATTGCTATTCTCAAAGGTGACGGAGAAACTGTTCCAGTAACGGAAGTCATCGGTTACTTGGGAGAAGAAGGGGAAAATATCCCAACCGCTGGCGGCTCTGCACCTGCGGAAGCACCAGCTCCTACGACAGCGGCAGTAAGTACAGATGATGATAAGAGTGATGATGCTTACGATATCGTTGTTATCGGTGGCGGACCTGCTGGTTATGTAGCGGCTATAAAAGCAGCCCAGCTGGGTGGTAAGATTGCCTTAGTTGAGAAGTCCGAACTCGGCGGAACCTGCTTGAACCGTGGCTGTATTCCTACCAAGACTTACTTGCACAATGCTGAAATCATTGAAAGCCTTGGTCACGCTGCTAACCGTGGTATCATCATCGAAAACCCAAGCTTCATAGTGGACATGGACAAGGTTTTGGAAACCAAAAACAAGGTTGTCAATACACTCGTTGGCGGTGTTGCTGGCCTTCTTCGCAGCTATGGCGTAGATGTTCATAAGGGAATTGGCACCATTACTAAAGACAAGAATGTTCTTGTAAACGGCAGCGAGCTGCTAGAAACGAAGAAGATTATCTTGGCTGGTGGTTCAAAAGTCAGCAAGATCAATGTTCCTGGTATGGAATCATCTCTTGTTATGACCAGTGATGATATTTTGGAAATGAACGAAGTGCCAGAAAATCTGGTTATTATCGGCGGTGGTGTTGTCGGTATTGAGCTTGGACAAGCCTTCATGACATTTGGCTCAAAAGTTACCGTTATCGAAATGATGGACCGCATCGTACCCGCTATGGATGCGGAAGTTTCTAAAAACCTTCGCCTCATCTTGGAGCGCAAGGGCATGACAATCCTGACTGAAACTAAGTTAGAAGAAATCATCGAAGAAAATGGAAAACTTCGTATCAAGGTAGAAGGAAAAGAAGATATTGTTGCAGATAAGGCTCTGCTATCTATCGGACGTGTGCCAGACCTAGAAGGTATTGGCGAGGTTGAGTTCGAACTGGATCGTGGCCGTATCAAGGTCAATGAGTACATGGAAACTTCTGTTCCAGGTATTTACGCACCAGGTGATATCAATGGTACTAAGATGCTGGCTCATGCAGCCTTCCGTATGGGTGAAGTTGCTGCTGAAAATGCGCTGAAAGGTAATCACCATGTTGCTAAACTCAATCTGACGCCTGCAGCTATTTACACCCTGCCAGAAGTAGCAGCAGTTGGTTTGACAGAAGAGCAAGCTCGTGAGAAATACGATGTAGCAATCGGTAAGTTCAACTTCGCTGCTAACGGCCGCGCCATTGCTTCAGATGCAGCTCAAGGTTTCGTTAAAGTCATTGCCGACAAGAAGTACGGTGAAGTCCTAGGTGTTCATATCATCGGTCCTGCAGCTGCAGAATTGATCAACGAAGCATCAACCATCATCGAAATGGAAATCACTGTAGAAGAAATGCTTAAGACCATTCACGGTCACCCAACCTTCTCAGAAGTTATGTACGAAGCTTTTGCAGACGTACTGGGGTTGGCAGTTCACTCACCTAAGAAAAAATAA
- a CDS encoding alpha/beta hydrolase, which produces MKPFLTQLIHRLAKTFQKLLNKLPSHPISHLPASKVEICPIIMIPGSSATENRFNRMVKKLNHNQHPRHSLVRIKVWNDGHMTYRGHLKRKDGNPIFVVGFQNNRDGYKNIKKQAAMFDAALTVLREKYSFNNFKALGHSNGGLVYTVFLQQYLTNHSDLEVEKLLTIGSPYNLNKKNLNHRVAMLDDFVANQGKLPKKLQHLSILGIFFRDGDGIVHKSSVEAGSLIYKGKIASHREVVIVGKDAHHSSLPQNEQVIDLIRDFLL; this is translated from the coding sequence ATGAAGCCTTTTTTGACTCAATTGATTCATCGACTTGCTAAAACCTTTCAAAAATTATTGAATAAGCTGCCTTCCCACCCTATTTCTCATCTACCTGCCAGCAAGGTCGAAATATGTCCCATTATCATGATTCCAGGTAGTTCGGCGACAGAGAATCGATTTAATCGAATGGTTAAAAAGCTCAACCACAATCAGCATCCGCGTCATAGTCTGGTCCGTATTAAAGTCTGGAATGACGGACACATGACTTACCGAGGGCATTTGAAGCGGAAAGACGGAAACCCCATTTTTGTGGTTGGCTTTCAAAATAATCGTGATGGTTATAAAAATATCAAGAAACAAGCGGCCATGTTTGATGCTGCCTTGACTGTCTTGCGAGAGAAGTACTCTTTTAACAACTTTAAGGCGCTGGGGCATTCTAATGGAGGACTAGTTTATACAGTATTCCTGCAGCAATACCTGACAAACCATTCTGATTTGGAGGTGGAAAAGCTCCTGACTATTGGCAGTCCTTATAATCTGAACAAGAAAAATCTCAATCATCGAGTCGCGATGCTAGATGACTTTGTAGCCAATCAGGGAAAACTTCCTAAGAAGCTGCAGCATTTGTCAATTTTGGGAATTTTTTTCCGAGATGGTGACGGAATTGTCCATAAAAGCAGTGTAGAGGCTGGGAGCTTGATTTACAAAGGAAAAATAGCTTCACACAGAGAGGTTGTCATCGTAGGTAAGGATGCCCATCATTCCTCTCTGCCCCAAAATGAACAGGTAATTGATTTGATTAGGGATTTTTTGTTATAA
- the xerS gene encoding tyrosine recombinase XerS — MRRELLLERIDKLKATMPWYILEYYQSKLAVPYSFTTLYEYLKEYDRFFNWVLESGITDASHIAEIPLSVLENMTKKDMEAFILYLRERPLLNANTTQNGVSQTTISRTLSALSSLYKYLTEEVENEQGEPYFYRNVMKKVATKKKKETLAARAENIKQKLFLGDETEEFLQYIDTEYPKKLSNRALSSFNKNKERDLAIIALLLASGVRLSEAVNLDLKDINLKMMVIEVTRKGGKRDSVNVAAFAKPYLEEYLNIRSKRYKAEKTDTAFFLTEYRGTPNRIDASSVEKMVAKYSEDFKVRVTPHKLRHTLATRLYDATKSQVLVSHQLGHASTQVTDLYTHIVNDEQKNALDKL, encoded by the coding sequence ATGAGACGTGAACTGTTATTAGAAAGAATTGATAAACTTAAGGCTACCATGCCCTGGTACATTTTGGAATATTACCAGTCTAAGCTGGCAGTACCTTATAGTTTTACAACCTTATACGAATATCTCAAAGAATATGATCGCTTTTTTAACTGGGTGCTGGAATCTGGCATCACAGACGCTTCGCATATTGCTGAGATTCCTCTTTCGGTCTTGGAAAACATGACCAAGAAAGACATGGAAGCCTTCATTCTGTATCTGCGAGAGCGTCCGCTTCTCAATGCTAATACGACCCAAAACGGTGTTTCTCAGACAACCATCAGCCGAACTCTTTCGGCTTTGTCCAGCCTCTATAAATATTTGACTGAGGAAGTTGAAAACGAACAGGGTGAGCCCTACTTCTATCGAAATGTGATGAAAAAGGTTGCTACTAAGAAGAAAAAGGAAACTCTGGCTGCTCGTGCTGAGAATATTAAGCAGAAGCTCTTTTTAGGAGATGAGACAGAAGAATTCCTCCAGTATATTGATACAGAGTACCCTAAGAAGCTCTCTAATCGCGCTCTGTCCTCCTTCAACAAAAACAAAGAACGTGATCTAGCTATCATTGCCTTGCTGCTAGCCTCTGGTGTTCGTCTGTCTGAAGCTGTTAATCTTGATCTGAAAGACATCAATCTCAAAATGATGGTTATCGAAGTAACTAGAAAAGGCGGGAAAAGGGATTCTGTCAATGTTGCTGCTTTTGCCAAGCCCTACTTAGAAGAATATCTAAACATTCGGAGCAAACGATACAAGGCCGAAAAGACTGATACAGCCTTCTTTTTGACTGAATACCGCGGCACTCCTAATCGAATCGATGCTTCCAGTGTCGAAAAAATGGTGGCCAAGTATTCTGAGGACTTCAAGGTGCGAGTGACACCTCACAAACTCCGCCACACGCTTGCTACACGTTTATACGATGCAACCAAATCTCAAGTTCTCGTCAGTCATCAGCTAGGGCATGCTAGCACTCAGGTAACGGACCTCTACACCCACATTGTCAATGATGAACAAAAGAATGCTTTAGATAAACTATAG
- a CDS encoding ATP-grasp domain-containing protein, translating into MNYIVISPYYPQNFQQFTVELANKGITVLGIGQEPYDQLDQPLKDSLTEYFRVENLENLDEVKRAVAFLFYKHGPIDRIESHNEYWLELDAELREQFNVFGAKPKDLKKTKFKSEMKKLFKKAGVPVVPGQIVNTEAGADLAVKKLGLPLIAKPDNGVGAAATFKLETAEDVERFKQEWDHQTAYFFEKFVQSGEICTFDGLVDKDGQIVFSTTFDYAHTPLDLMIYKMDNSYYVLKDMDPKLRAYGEAIVKIFGMKERFFHIEFFREGDDYVAIEYNNRPAGGFTIDVYNFAHSIDLYRGYAAIVAGEPFPAAHMEPLYCLATSRRASTNYAYPEADLLEKYRDNFKVKKDMPAAFAELQGDYLYMLTTPSCEQMEQMIADFAKQAD; encoded by the coding sequence ATGAATTATATCGTTATTTCTCCCTATTATCCACAAAATTTTCAGCAGTTTACTGTGGAACTAGCTAACAAAGGAATCACTGTTCTGGGAATCGGTCAGGAGCCTTATGACCAGCTAGACCAGCCTTTGAAGGATTCATTGACCGAATATTTCAGAGTAGAAAATCTTGAAAATCTTGACGAAGTAAAAAGAGCAGTGGCCTTTCTCTTCTACAAGCATGGACCTATCGATCGGATTGAGTCGCATAATGAATACTGGCTAGAACTGGACGCTGAGTTGCGTGAGCAATTCAATGTCTTTGGAGCAAAACCAAAAGACTTGAAAAAGACCAAGTTCAAATCAGAGATGAAGAAGCTCTTTAAAAAAGCAGGTGTTCCAGTCGTTCCAGGTCAGATTGTAAATACAGAAGCAGGCGCTGATTTGGCTGTCAAGAAACTTGGTCTGCCTTTGATTGCTAAGCCTGATAATGGAGTAGGAGCAGCTGCAACCTTTAAATTAGAAACAGCAGAAGATGTCGAACGATTCAAGCAAGAATGGGATCATCAGACAGCTTATTTCTTTGAAAAGTTTGTCCAGTCTGGCGAGATTTGTACCTTTGATGGTTTGGTAGATAAGGATGGTCAGATCGTCTTTTCAACTACCTTTGACTATGCTCATACACCGCTGGATTTGATGATCTATAAGATGGACAATTCCTACTACGTTCTCAAGGATATGGATCCCAAACTCCGTGCATATGGAGAAGCGATTGTCAAAATTTTCGGCATGAAAGAACGCTTTTTCCATATTGAGTTCTTCCGCGAAGGTGATGATTATGTAGCCATTGAGTACAATAACCGTCCAGCAGGCGGCTTTACCATTGATGTCTATAATTTCGCCCACTCAATCGATCTTTACAGAGGCTATGCAGCGATTGTAGCAGGAGAGCCTTTCCCAGCTGCCCACATGGAGCCGCTGTATTGTCTGGCAACATCACGCCGTGCATCAACGAACTATGCTTACCCTGAGGCTGACTTGCTGGAGAAATACAGAGATAATTTCAAAGTTAAGAAAGACATGCCAGCTGCATTTGCGGAGCTGCAAGGTGATTACCTCTATATGCTGACAACACCAAGCTGTGAGCAGATGGAGCAGATGATTGCAGACTTTGCTAAACAGGCAGACTAA